One Micromonospora craniellae genomic region harbors:
- a CDS encoding TetR/AcrR family transcriptional regulator translates to MSPRRRSTPGRPRTKPAEERYADLLDAAEQVFVERGIHAARIDEVTERAGVAIGTFYLHFGSKQDLMLALRTRFNDRLARRQDAAVGALPEDDWVGRLDAWLSDAVRAYVVHAELHDVLYDHTPINANSTVQVALDAENPHLDAFRQLIAERRDAPKDAPDPAMAANLIYSAWYGATHMLLHHQTDEIDQLADNLIASITDLAHRYLRVEP, encoded by the coding sequence ATGAGCCCCCGACGCCGGTCGACGCCGGGCAGACCTCGCACCAAGCCCGCCGAGGAGCGTTACGCCGACTTGCTCGATGCCGCCGAGCAGGTGTTCGTGGAACGCGGGATCCACGCCGCCCGCATCGACGAGGTGACCGAACGCGCCGGCGTCGCCATCGGCACCTTCTATCTTCACTTCGGCTCCAAACAAGATCTGATGCTGGCACTGCGTACCCGGTTCAACGACCGGCTGGCGCGGCGGCAGGACGCCGCAGTCGGGGCCCTGCCCGAGGACGACTGGGTGGGCCGTCTGGACGCCTGGCTCAGCGACGCGGTGCGCGCCTACGTGGTGCACGCTGAACTGCACGACGTGCTGTACGACCACACTCCGATCAATGCCAACTCCACGGTTCAGGTCGCGCTCGACGCCGAGAACCCTCACCTGGACGCGTTCCGGCAGCTCATCGCCGAGCGTCGGGACGCACCGAAGGACGCCCCGGACCCGGCGATGGCCGCGAACCTGATCTACAGTGCCTGGTACGGTGCCACCCACATGCTGCTGCACCACCAGACCGACGAGATCGACCAGCTCGCCGACAACCTGATCGCCAGCATCACCGACCTCGCCCACCGGTACCTCCGAGTTGAGCCCTGA
- a CDS encoding aspartate aminotransferase family protein: MDVFDTAIRIIRPDERNPMTVPAGERLYADHVLNGWLTSVGLGVEYTRAAGNTLYLNENGVEVPVLDHICGFGSLIFGHHDPEIVAFAKECLDRQVPVFAQLSVQSPTSEIAAKLNSIVRRETGDERAYSAVFANTGAEAIEICLKHAELERQERISALVAEIEANIDKARAAVRAGTVDRIEVTGPADGLPHDVTEFDALIAAVERRNAEVTAGRPVFLALTHAFHGKLAASVQLTHSPQWRAPFTALASTVRFLDPERPEAIRPAVNELRQILLDIELAGGVARMVARDFPAVGAFFVEPVQGANGMRPLSEHLVREIRAACDALGCPLVVDEIHSGMGRTGAFLASSHLGLRGDYYTLGKSLGGGITKASVALFSQDRFRPAFEVIHSSTFAKDGLSTAIAAKVLDMLEADDGLAYRTAAERGRRLRAMLDKVAADFPAVVTAVNGIGLMLGMEFADQARNGSEVIAEKARAGGLGHTLAGYVLRVHRVRLLPVGPSTNSVRFEPSIRLTDDEITQTEAALRDICSILRDQDGERLVTVA, from the coding sequence GTGGACGTTTTCGACACAGCGATCCGAATCATTCGGCCCGATGAGAGGAACCCGATGACTGTTCCCGCCGGCGAGCGTCTTTACGCCGACCACGTGCTGAACGGATGGCTGACCAGTGTGGGGCTGGGAGTGGAGTACACCAGGGCTGCCGGGAACACCCTGTATCTCAACGAGAACGGCGTCGAGGTGCCCGTGCTCGACCACATTTGCGGGTTCGGCTCGTTGATCTTCGGACATCATGATCCGGAGATCGTCGCCTTTGCCAAGGAATGCCTTGACCGGCAGGTTCCGGTCTTCGCCCAACTGTCCGTGCAGTCACCGACAAGCGAGATCGCCGCCAAGCTGAACTCCATCGTACGGCGGGAGACCGGCGACGAGCGTGCCTACTCGGCCGTGTTCGCCAACACCGGCGCCGAGGCGATCGAGATCTGCCTCAAACATGCCGAACTGGAACGGCAGGAACGGATCTCCGCGCTCGTGGCCGAGATCGAGGCGAACATCGACAAGGCGCGGGCAGCCGTACGCGCCGGGACGGTCGACCGAATCGAGGTCACGGGCCCGGCTGACGGGTTGCCCCATGACGTCACCGAGTTCGATGCGCTGATCGCCGCCGTCGAACGCCGTAACGCCGAGGTGACGGCGGGCCGGCCGGTCTTTCTGGCGCTGACGCACGCCTTCCACGGCAAACTGGCGGCCAGCGTGCAGCTAACCCACAGTCCGCAGTGGCGTGCGCCGTTCACCGCGTTGGCCTCGACAGTCCGCTTTCTCGACCCCGAGCGCCCTGAGGCGATCCGACCCGCCGTGAACGAGTTGCGGCAGATCCTGCTGGACATCGAGCTTGCGGGTGGGGTGGCGCGCATGGTCGCCCGGGACTTTCCCGCCGTCGGCGCGTTCTTCGTCGAACCGGTGCAGGGCGCCAACGGTATGCGTCCGCTCAGTGAGCACCTGGTTCGTGAGATCAGGGCGGCGTGCGACGCGCTGGGTTGCCCGTTGGTCGTGGACGAGATCCACAGCGGCATGGGCCGGACGGGCGCGTTCCTGGCCAGCTCCCACCTTGGTCTGCGCGGCGATTACTACACGTTGGGGAAGAGCCTCGGCGGAGGTATCACCAAGGCCTCGGTGGCACTGTTCAGCCAGGATCGGTTCCGCCCGGCGTTCGAGGTGATCCACAGCTCGACCTTTGCCAAGGACGGCTTGTCGACGGCGATCGCGGCGAAAGTGCTCGACATGCTTGAGGCCGACGATGGGCTTGCCTATCGGACGGCCGCCGAGCGGGGCCGGCGCCTGCGGGCGATGCTCGACAAGGTGGCCGCCGACTTTCCTGCGGTGGTCACCGCCGTCAACGGCATCGGCCTGATGCTCGGGATGGAGTTCGCCGACCAGGCGCGCAACGGTTCCGAGGTGATTGCCGAGAAGGCGCGCGCCGGTGGGCTCGGCCATACGTTGGCGGGTTATGTGCTGCGCGTGCACCGGGTACGGCTGCTGCCGGTCGGGCCGAGTACCAACTCCGTCCGGTTCGAGCCGTCGATCCGCCTGACCGACGACGAGATCACCCAGACCGAGGCTGCCCTGCGTGACATCTGCTCCATCCTGCGTGACCAGGACGGCGAACGGCTGGTGACGGTGGCATGA
- a CDS encoding FAD-binding oxidoreductase: MTSGDLRYEALCRAYNYRFIAKPDHFVLARTTQDVEAAVQAAVTAGRRVTVRSGGHCGEDFVAAPDVDVIVDLSAMSGISFDHDFGAFAIGAGATVGQITRELFHRWGVTVPCGFCLGVGAGGHISGGGYGPLSRRLGLSVDYLHAVEVVVVAADGTVSTVLATRDDDDPNRDLWWAHTGGGGGNFGVVTRFFLRSPDATGTDPADLLPRPPGVLHIAEVNWPWAELTEVDFVRLTGNFVRWQLANSAPDSADIDIYALLNCVHRAAGDVAMHAHVPDEAVGSYDRLTTFLDAVSDGVGVPAVVRRRSLPWMAATRYLAVPETGPFAVGLRCKVKSADLRGAHTDEQLATAYRHLTSEDHQTTYSALEYIAYGGRVNSVPSTATAVTREAVLRTFYITLWHDPADDDRHLRWIRKLYRDVHATTGGVPVPDATNTGAYINYADIDLADPLWNTSAVAWHTLYYGSNYSRLRAVKARWDPRDVFHHRLSVTPER, encoded by the coding sequence GTGACCTCCGGCGACCTGCGCTACGAGGCGCTCTGCCGCGCCTACAACTACCGGTTCATCGCCAAGCCGGACCATTTCGTGCTGGCGCGCACCACCCAGGACGTCGAGGCAGCGGTGCAGGCAGCAGTCACGGCGGGCAGGCGGGTCACCGTACGTTCGGGCGGGCACTGCGGGGAGGACTTCGTCGCCGCGCCGGACGTCGATGTCATCGTGGATCTCTCGGCCATGTCCGGGATCTCCTTCGACCACGATTTCGGCGCGTTCGCGATCGGAGCGGGCGCGACGGTCGGGCAGATCACCCGCGAACTGTTCCACCGATGGGGGGTTACCGTTCCGTGCGGGTTCTGCCTGGGCGTCGGTGCAGGCGGACACATCAGCGGCGGCGGTTACGGGCCGCTCTCGCGCAGGCTCGGTCTCAGCGTCGACTACCTACACGCTGTCGAAGTGGTGGTGGTGGCTGCCGACGGCACGGTGTCGACGGTGCTGGCTACCCGCGACGACGACGATCCGAACCGGGACCTGTGGTGGGCACACACCGGCGGCGGCGGCGGAAATTTCGGTGTGGTCACCCGCTTCTTCCTGCGGTCCCCGGACGCCACCGGCACCGACCCTGCCGACCTGCTGCCACGCCCACCCGGCGTACTTCACATCGCCGAGGTGAACTGGCCGTGGGCAGAACTGACCGAAGTCGATTTCGTTCGGCTGACCGGCAACTTCGTCCGCTGGCAACTGGCCAACAGCGCCCCCGACTCCGCCGACATCGACATCTACGCGCTGCTGAACTGCGTGCACCGCGCCGCAGGCGACGTCGCCATGCACGCCCACGTACCCGACGAGGCCGTCGGATCGTACGACCGGCTGACCACTTTCCTCGACGCGGTGAGCGACGGGGTGGGCGTTCCGGCGGTGGTCCGGCGGCGCTCTTTGCCATGGATGGCGGCCACCCGTTACCTGGCGGTGCCGGAGACCGGGCCGTTCGCCGTGGGTCTGCGCTGCAAGGTGAAGTCAGCCGACCTGCGCGGCGCCCACACCGACGAGCAGCTAGCCACCGCTTACCGCCATCTCACCAGCGAGGACCATCAGACGACGTACTCGGCCCTGGAGTACATCGCATACGGCGGACGGGTCAACAGTGTGCCTTCCACGGCGACCGCCGTCACGCGTGAGGCGGTGCTGCGGACCTTCTACATCACCCTGTGGCACGACCCGGCCGACGACGACCGTCACCTGCGGTGGATCCGGAAGTTGTACCGGGACGTCCATGCCACGACAGGTGGTGTCCCGGTGCCGGATGCGACAAACACCGGCGCATACATCAACTACGCCGACATCGACCTCGCCGATCCGCTGTGGAACACGTCAGCCGTTGCCTGGCACACCCTCTACTACGGGTCGAACTACTCTCGGCTGCGGGCAGTGAAGGCGAGGTGGGATCCGCGCGACGTGTTCCACCACAGGCTGTCGGTGACACCGGAGAGGTGA
- a CDS encoding ABC transporter ATP-binding protein, with protein MNTRLGVENLTVGYGGDPVVRDLTLDVPDGAVTTIIGPNGCGKSTLLRTMARILTPTAGRVRLDARELHAIPTREVSTLLSLLPQSATAPEGLIVRDLVSRGRHPHQRWFSQWSPDDEAAVEQALILTDIADLGERRLDRLSGGQRQRAWIAVTLAQDTGIMLLDEPTTYLDLAHQVDVLDLVLRLNHERGRTVVMVLHDLNLAARFSDLVVVMAAGEIAAQGTPEEIFTPALLAEVFGLEAHVITDPGTGLPIVVPVRSRLTGRTGCVPTLDGAERTA; from the coding sequence ATGAACACCCGACTCGGGGTCGAGAACCTGACGGTCGGTTACGGCGGCGATCCGGTGGTCCGGGATCTCACCCTCGACGTTCCGGATGGTGCGGTCACCACCATCATCGGTCCCAACGGCTGCGGCAAGTCGACCCTGCTGCGCACGATGGCCCGCATCCTGACTCCCACGGCGGGCCGAGTGCGCCTCGACGCCCGCGAGCTGCACGCGATCCCCACCCGAGAGGTCTCCACCCTGCTTTCCCTCCTGCCGCAGAGCGCCACCGCGCCGGAGGGCCTCATCGTCCGGGATCTCGTCAGCCGTGGCCGCCACCCGCACCAACGATGGTTCAGCCAATGGTCGCCCGACGACGAGGCGGCGGTGGAGCAGGCGCTGATCCTGACCGACATCGCCGACCTCGGCGAGCGACGCCTCGACCGGCTCTCCGGGGGCCAACGTCAGCGCGCCTGGATCGCGGTGACCCTCGCCCAGGACACCGGGATCATGCTCCTCGACGAACCGACCACCTATCTCGACCTCGCCCACCAGGTCGATGTGCTGGACCTGGTGTTGCGCCTCAACCACGAGCGCGGACGTACCGTCGTGATGGTCCTGCACGACCTCAACCTGGCCGCTCGATTCAGTGACCTGGTGGTGGTGATGGCCGCAGGCGAGATCGCCGCTCAGGGCACCCCCGAGGAGATCTTCACCCCCGCGCTGCTGGCTGAGGTCTTCGGCCTCGAAGCACACGTCATCACCGACCCCGGGACCGGTCTGCCCATCGTGGTGCCGGTGCGTTCGCGCCTGACCGGACGGACGGGCTGTGTCCCTACGCTCGACGGCGCCGAACGAACGGCGTGA
- a CDS encoding phenylacetate--CoA ligase family protein, translating into MTGPASALDTPWDSPPSATDLIEEAMRWHFDERTGSPFWLERAKSLHFDPLTDVRTVDDLTLFPNNVDDLRDTRIEDLIPRGYGEVKDLAVPPVVGESGGTTGAPKRVFALPDVVEQSWAWYHHRLVEHGIADGDSWLGVMPAGPHMAGILARDTAARFGSVFFTVDLDPRWAKRCMARGAVDELRGYVTHIIDQVEWVLRSQAIGVMVITPPLIEALCAREHLVELVNQKVNTIIFGGTSMDEDTRGLLRSEVFPEVDMVSIFGSTMIFCAMPERPGTTAGHPPIFDPPSPFAMFSVIDPATRRPVAYGERGQVLTHHITRNLFLPNNLDRDTGIRHPHRHGYPGDAVSEFAPVKEFGDTAVIEGVY; encoded by the coding sequence ATGACCGGACCCGCGTCCGCGCTCGACACACCGTGGGACAGCCCGCCGTCCGCGACCGATCTCATCGAGGAGGCCATGCGATGGCACTTCGACGAGCGCACCGGCTCGCCGTTCTGGCTGGAACGGGCGAAGAGTCTCCACTTCGACCCGCTGACGGACGTCCGTACCGTCGATGACCTCACCCTGTTCCCGAACAACGTCGACGACCTGCGCGATACTCGAATCGAGGACCTGATACCCCGGGGCTATGGCGAGGTCAAAGACCTGGCGGTGCCGCCGGTGGTGGGGGAGAGTGGCGGCACGACCGGTGCGCCCAAGCGGGTCTTCGCCCTGCCCGACGTGGTGGAGCAGTCCTGGGCCTGGTACCACCACCGTCTCGTCGAGCACGGTATCGCCGACGGCGACAGTTGGCTCGGTGTCATGCCCGCGGGACCGCACATGGCGGGCATCCTCGCCCGGGACACCGCCGCCCGGTTCGGCAGCGTGTTCTTCACCGTGGACCTCGACCCCCGGTGGGCCAAGCGGTGCATGGCCCGTGGCGCCGTCGACGAGCTGAGAGGCTACGTCACCCACATCATCGACCAGGTGGAGTGGGTGCTGCGCAGCCAGGCCATCGGCGTCATGGTCATCACCCCGCCCCTCATCGAGGCGCTCTGTGCCCGGGAACACCTGGTCGAGTTGGTGAACCAGAAGGTGAACACGATCATCTTCGGTGGGACGTCGATGGACGAGGACACCAGAGGTCTGTTGCGCTCGGAGGTCTTTCCCGAGGTCGACATGGTGAGCATCTTCGGCAGCACCATGATCTTCTGCGCGATGCCGGAGCGTCCCGGCACGACTGCCGGCCATCCACCGATCTTCGATCCACCGTCGCCCTTCGCCATGTTCTCGGTGATCGACCCGGCGACTCGGCGACCGGTCGCGTACGGGGAGCGCGGGCAGGTACTCACCCACCACATCACCCGCAACCTGTTCCTGCCCAACAACCTCGACCGCGACACCGGCATCCGCCACCCGCACCGGCACGGCTATCCGGGCGACGCGGTGTCGGAGTTCGCACCGGTCAAGGAGTTCGGCGACACCGCTGTCATCGAGGGGGTCTACTGA
- a CDS encoding methyltransferase produces MTNTTGSAPDDARRTVISAVFGTLATQAIGLAARLDLAERIGDGDAEVAALAAACGLPEESLTRLLRVLASLGLCTEHSDGRFGLTEAGALLRSGHPASLLDFVTFLTAQVFQRNWLNVDDSLRSGQPAFDVEHGVPVYDYLSEHPELAALFHAAMSRRTQPPAMAAAISADYDFGRFTSITDVGGGDGTLLAALLALHPHLTGTVFETSAGVARAEETIARTGLAGRCRAVAGDFFAELPKGSDLYFIKNVVLNWNDSAAETILRRCRAAMPDHGRLLIVEPVLPALATAEVANHAVENPYLTDLHMLVTLGGRGRTGAEYTALLARAGLRVTGITPLSREINAALVDAVPDLTG; encoded by the coding sequence ATGACGAACACCACTGGCTCCGCCCCCGACGACGCGCGTCGTACCGTCATCTCGGCGGTCTTCGGCACGCTCGCCACCCAGGCGATCGGTCTCGCGGCGCGGCTGGACCTGGCCGAGCGCATCGGTGACGGTGACGCCGAGGTCGCAGCTCTGGCCGCCGCCTGCGGGCTGCCGGAGGAGTCTCTGACCAGGCTCCTGCGGGTCCTGGCGTCGTTGGGGCTGTGTACCGAGCACTCCGACGGCCGGTTCGGACTGACCGAGGCCGGTGCCCTGCTCCGTTCCGGGCATCCCGCCTCCCTGCTGGACTTCGTGACCTTCCTGACCGCCCAGGTGTTCCAGCGCAACTGGCTCAACGTGGACGACTCGCTGCGCAGCGGCCAGCCCGCCTTCGACGTCGAGCACGGTGTGCCGGTCTACGACTACCTGTCCGAGCACCCCGAACTCGCGGCGCTGTTCCACGCCGCGATGAGTAGGCGAACGCAGCCTCCGGCAATGGCTGCGGCGATCTCGGCGGACTACGATTTTGGCCGTTTCACCTCGATCACTGATGTCGGTGGTGGCGACGGCACCCTGCTCGCCGCACTGCTGGCGTTGCATCCGCACCTCACCGGAACGGTCTTCGAGACCTCAGCTGGGGTGGCACGGGCCGAGGAGACCATCGCCAGGACGGGGCTGGCGGGCCGCTGCCGCGCGGTCGCGGGTGACTTCTTCGCCGAACTGCCCAAGGGGTCGGATCTCTACTTCATCAAGAACGTGGTGCTCAACTGGAACGACAGCGCTGCCGAGACGATCCTGCGCCGTTGCCGCGCCGCCATGCCCGACCACGGCAGGCTTCTCATCGTGGAGCCTGTCCTGCCCGCCCTGGCCACGGCCGAGGTGGCGAACCATGCCGTCGAGAACCCTTACCTGACCGACCTGCACATGCTGGTCACCCTGGGCGGACGTGGCCGGACGGGGGCGGAGTACACCGCGCTGCTGGCCCGCGCGGGCCTACGGGTCACCGGGATCACCCCGCTGTCGCGGGAGATCAACGCCGCGCTCGTCGACGCCGTCCCCGACCTCACCGGCTGA
- a CDS encoding methyltransferase, translating into MGDDTAGSVVTGLMELALGAAHAAAVRAAVTLHLPDVLGETPMEAAELAAAVGADPAALGRLLRSLAAHGVFAERGAGRYVHTSLSLALRSDTDDSLVDVVRWCTEPWNWALWGELAEAIRTGDEVFTAAYGSRFYQHLHRQWPESARTFERAMTQQSRAAAVVLADLLSLADARSVADIGGGQGIVLLTLLRRHPGLRGYLLDLPSVIANVDARLRPDGELGERVDLVAGDCLAEIPVRADVYLFKNILGVDGDSSVRILRNAVAAAPPGARMVIVEHIADEAAGNRLATLMDLRMLVVTGGQKHTWAGLLEVIQRAGLTIREIRAVDATLHMVVAT; encoded by the coding sequence ATGGGTGACGACACGGCCGGCTCGGTGGTGACCGGGCTCATGGAGTTGGCGCTGGGCGCGGCTCACGCGGCGGCTGTCCGGGCGGCCGTTACCCTGCACCTGCCCGACGTGCTGGGCGAGACGCCGATGGAGGCGGCTGAGCTGGCTGCTGCGGTCGGCGCTGACCCGGCGGCGTTGGGCAGGCTGCTGAGGTCGCTGGCGGCACACGGCGTGTTCGCCGAACGCGGTGCCGGCAGGTACGTCCACACATCGCTGTCGCTGGCCCTGCGTTCGGACACGGACGACAGCCTTGTCGACGTCGTGCGCTGGTGCACCGAGCCGTGGAACTGGGCACTCTGGGGCGAACTGGCCGAAGCGATACGCACCGGGGATGAGGTGTTCACCGCCGCGTATGGCAGTCGGTTCTACCAGCATCTGCACCGCCAGTGGCCGGAGTCGGCCAGGACCTTCGAGCGTGCGATGACCCAGCAGAGCCGGGCCGCGGCGGTGGTGCTGGCCGATCTGCTGTCGTTGGCCGACGCGCGCAGCGTCGCCGACATCGGCGGCGGGCAGGGGATCGTGCTCCTGACGCTCCTGCGCCGCCACCCCGGGCTGCGCGGATACCTGCTCGACCTGCCCTCGGTGATCGCGAACGTCGACGCCCGGCTGCGGCCCGATGGTGAACTTGGCGAACGCGTCGATCTGGTGGCCGGTGACTGTCTCGCGGAGATCCCGGTACGCGCCGACGTCTACCTGTTCAAGAACATCCTCGGCGTGGACGGGGACAGCTCGGTCCGGATCCTGCGCAATGCGGTTGCCGCCGCTCCACCGGGTGCCCGCATGGTGATCGTGGAGCACATCGCCGATGAGGCCGCTGGCAACAGGCTCGCCACCCTGATGGATCTGCGCATGTTGGTGGTCACCGGCGGGCAGAAGCACACCTGGGCCGGGCTGCTCGAAGTCATCCAGCGGGCGGGCCTGACCATACGCGAGATCCGGGCGGTGGACGCCACCCTCCATATGGTCGTGGCCACCTGA
- a CDS encoding aldehyde dehydrogenase family protein, whose translation MTRAAAPTRIPALGPAGPYHTRRSEPVIDVTGTQVAELCLVPWLFAERAVRVLRRAVPPGPDERAALLAEAGRIFADGDVDGVGVDEHCHTVASVAGTPISVVRDAVDMVARYAGAAYDSARQARPIGTVDSWRDDRVRHGCGVWTRRGEVLAVHAPANSAAVHTAWIDALALGYRVALRPSQREPFTAHRLVSALRQAGYGADQAVLLPTDHQAADRLVAEADLAIAFGSDGVVGKYGTGTRVLPFGPGRSKVLITAGTDATAHLDTIVESVAGHAGTGCVNATSVFVEGDATAVAEALALRLNRIPSLPPADEGARLPVSTAANARAVRDHLASRVGDARALHGAPAVDDLGDGSAVLRPAVFLLAHAGAPQARIEMGFPCVWVAPWHRQRDGIQPLRNTLSLTVLTGGVESAVDLIEAVVAEPTIDKVHVGDHPTTWTRPGMPHEGYLGDFLMRDKAVIVG comes from the coding sequence GTGACGCGTGCTGCGGCGCCGACCAGAATTCCCGCGCTCGGCCCCGCCGGGCCCTACCACACCAGGCGGTCCGAGCCGGTCATCGATGTCACTGGCACGCAGGTGGCCGAGCTGTGTCTGGTCCCCTGGCTGTTCGCCGAGCGCGCTGTGCGGGTGCTGCGACGGGCCGTACCGCCGGGGCCGGACGAACGGGCAGCGCTGCTGGCCGAGGCAGGCCGCATCTTCGCCGACGGTGACGTCGACGGAGTGGGGGTGGATGAGCACTGCCACACCGTCGCGTCCGTTGCGGGAACTCCGATCTCCGTGGTGCGCGACGCGGTCGACATGGTCGCCCGATACGCGGGGGCCGCGTACGACAGCGCACGTCAAGCCCGGCCGATCGGAACAGTGGACAGTTGGCGCGACGACCGCGTCCGGCACGGCTGTGGGGTGTGGACGCGACGCGGTGAGGTGCTGGCCGTGCATGCGCCTGCCAACTCCGCCGCCGTCCACACGGCGTGGATCGACGCCCTGGCCTTGGGCTACCGCGTCGCTCTGCGTCCGTCACAGCGCGAACCGTTCACCGCCCACCGGTTGGTCTCCGCACTGCGGCAGGCGGGTTACGGTGCCGATCAGGCAGTCCTGCTCCCGACCGACCACCAGGCGGCGGATCGTCTGGTCGCCGAGGCCGATCTGGCCATCGCTTTCGGCTCGGACGGTGTCGTCGGCAAGTACGGCACGGGGACGCGGGTGCTGCCGTTCGGGCCGGGCCGTTCAAAGGTCCTGATCACCGCAGGTACGGATGCCACAGCCCACCTCGACACGATCGTGGAATCCGTCGCCGGGCACGCGGGCACCGGCTGCGTCAACGCGACTTCGGTGTTCGTCGAAGGTGACGCCACAGCCGTAGCCGAGGCCCTTGCGTTGCGACTGAACCGGATTCCGTCGTTGCCGCCGGCCGACGAGGGTGCCCGACTGCCGGTGAGCACGGCCGCCAACGCCCGGGCCGTGCGGGATCACCTGGCGAGCCGGGTGGGCGACGCACGGGCATTGCACGGGGCGCCCGCCGTGGACGACCTCGGCGACGGCTCCGCGGTGCTGCGGCCCGCGGTGTTCCTGCTCGCACATGCGGGCGCACCGCAGGCGCGGATCGAAATGGGTTTTCCGTGCGTGTGGGTCGCGCCGTGGCATCGCCAGCGTGACGGCATCCAGCCGCTTCGAAACACCCTCTCGCTGACCGTCCTCACCGGTGGCGTCGAGTCAGCCGTCGACCTCATCGAGGCGGTGGTCGCCGAACCGACCATCGACAAGGTGCACGTCGGCGACCACCCGACCACGTGGACGCGACCAGGCATGCCGCACGAGGGTTACCTCGGCGACTTCCTCATGCGTGACAAGGCCGTCATCGTCGGCTGA
- a CDS encoding NAD(P)/FAD-dependent oxidoreductase, with protein sequence MPGTGYDVIVVGARCAGSPTAMLLARAGHRVLLLDRARFPSDTLSTHLVHPPGVGALRRWGLLDRLIATGCPPIHTYAFDFDGPVIAGSPGPADNPVAYGPRRIVLDKLLVDAAAESGAEVREGFVVSEVIFDENGRVTGIRGREQNGPLVTERARVVVGADGLHSTVARAVEARHYNEKPRLMVGYYSYFSGLDLAGVFRAHSRPYRAFGAWPTHDGLTLVGGCWPYAEFAAVKRDIEGSYLSNFALAPAFAERIAAARRESRLVGAALPNYFRTPYGPGWALVGDAGYCKDFFTAQGISDAFLAAQWCAHALDEALSGRRSYTEAMDEYQEVRDAHARPIYDFTIGFAALEPPSPEFAALLSDIDGNSQAMDAFAQVNSGVLSLADFMAEWG encoded by the coding sequence ATGCCTGGTACCGGTTACGACGTCATCGTGGTGGGGGCCCGCTGCGCGGGCTCCCCGACCGCCATGCTGCTGGCCAGGGCCGGGCATCGGGTTCTGCTCCTGGACCGCGCGCGTTTTCCCAGCGACACCCTGTCGACACACCTCGTACATCCGCCGGGGGTCGGAGCGCTCCGCAGATGGGGTCTGCTCGATCGGCTGATCGCTACCGGCTGTCCGCCCATCCACACCTACGCGTTCGACTTCGACGGCCCGGTCATCGCCGGCAGCCCGGGCCCCGCCGACAACCCCGTCGCGTACGGTCCACGCCGGATCGTGTTGGACAAGCTACTGGTGGATGCCGCGGCCGAGTCGGGCGCGGAGGTCCGCGAGGGATTCGTCGTCTCCGAGGTCATTTTCGACGAGAACGGCCGGGTGACCGGAATCCGCGGCCGGGAACAGAACGGACCGCTGGTCACCGAACGCGCTCGGGTGGTGGTGGGCGCGGACGGACTGCACTCGACGGTCGCGCGCGCGGTGGAGGCGCGGCACTACAACGAGAAGCCGCGCCTGATGGTCGGCTACTACTCGTACTTCAGCGGGCTGGACCTGGCGGGCGTCTTCAGAGCGCACTCGCGCCCGTACCGTGCTTTCGGGGCGTGGCCGACGCACGACGGTCTGACGCTGGTCGGCGGGTGTTGGCCGTATGCGGAGTTCGCCGCAGTGAAACGCGACATCGAGGGCAGCTACCTGAGCAACTTCGCCCTGGCGCCGGCTTTCGCCGAACGCATCGCGGCGGCACGCCGCGAGTCACGGCTGGTGGGCGCGGCACTGCCGAACTACTTCCGCACACCGTACGGGCCTGGCTGGGCTCTGGTCGGCGATGCCGGGTACTGCAAGGACTTCTTCACCGCACAGGGAATCAGCGACGCGTTCCTCGCTGCGCAGTGGTGCGCTCACGCGTTGGACGAGGCACTGTCCGGACGGCGCTCCTACACCGAGGCGATGGACGAGTACCAGGAGGTCCGCGACGCGCACGCCCGCCCCATCTACGACTTCACCATCGGGTTCGCCGCATTGGAGCCGCCGTCGCCGGAGTTCGCGGCGTTGCTGTCCGACATCGACGGCAACAGCCAGGCGATGGACGCCTTCGCCCAGGTGAACTCCGGCGTGTTGTCCCTTGCCGACTTCATGGCCGAATGGGGCTAG